The bacterium genome includes a window with the following:
- a CDS encoding VWA domain-containing protein produces MSRFLKILLITCMLLQTHFVFGEEGMSFAGRTLEEALRHFQFQGLNILFSSDLVRPEMKVIREPVGTSENLILSQLLYPHGLKIQPGPQKTLLVVRANGASSTKGSSETNGGSETVVVPFVTVYFTARDEDNRPVTHLRAKHFMLQEDGKMQPLVEFSNFAVSEERNPLTVFFLLDSSHSMQQLQDGARKYDVSKKAILAILDQLQPEDQMMVIGFQEKSWIINEMTQDTEIVRQNVLAAKASLGKTALYDTLISTVKQSQSYSGRKVIIICSDGEDNISKSSLKEVTTLLKSTDITVMAFGTKMRGDIEKKGRETLKDIAGVTGGSAFFSSRMADLDSVIGDFQSIMESQYVAGYVPPEPLMHKRREVRIYCLIPGIQLHYRKSYLF; encoded by the coding sequence ATGAGTCGTTTCCTCAAAATTCTTCTCATAACATGCATGCTTCTACAAACGCACTTTGTGTTTGGCGAAGAAGGGATGTCATTCGCGGGTAGGACTCTGGAAGAAGCATTGAGGCATTTTCAATTTCAGGGACTGAATATTCTTTTCAGCAGTGATCTGGTGCGTCCGGAGATGAAAGTAATCAGAGAACCTGTGGGTACTTCGGAGAATTTGATTTTGTCGCAGCTACTGTATCCACATGGTTTGAAAATTCAGCCTGGTCCGCAGAAGACTCTTCTCGTGGTTCGCGCAAACGGAGCTTCCAGCACAAAGGGCTCTTCTGAAACCAACGGTGGAAGCGAGACAGTGGTGGTACCTTTTGTAACGGTTTACTTCACAGCTCGTGATGAAGACAACCGCCCGGTTACACATTTAAGAGCGAAACATTTTATGTTGCAGGAAGATGGCAAAATGCAACCTCTTGTTGAGTTTTCAAATTTTGCCGTGTCCGAGGAACGCAATCCCCTTACAGTTTTCTTTCTTCTGGACAGCAGTCATAGCATGCAGCAGCTTCAGGATGGCGCCAGAAAATATGATGTAAGCAAAAAAGCAATCCTTGCGATCCTAGATCAATTGCAACCCGAGGACCAGATGATGGTCATTGGCTTTCAGGAAAAGTCGTGGATCATCAACGAAATGACTCAGGATACTGAAATTGTTCGTCAGAACGTTCTCGCGGCAAAAGCCAGCCTGGGAAAAACCGCCCTCTATGATACTCTGATCAGCACAGTCAAACAGTCGCAAAGCTATTCAGGCCGAAAAGTCATCATCATTTGTTCCGATGGTGAGGATAATATCAGCAAGTCCTCTTTGAAAGAGGTGACCACTCTGCTGAAATCCACCGATATAACCGTCATGGCGTTTGGAACAAAAATGAGGGGAGATATTGAAAAGAAGGGACGTGAAACTTTAAAAGACATCGCTGGAGTCACCGGTGGTTCCGCTTTCTTTTCTTCCCGTATGGCCGATTTAGATTCAGTGATCGGTGATTTCCAGAGCATTATGGAGAGCCAGTATGTTGCTGGATACGTTCCACCGGAGCCTCTGATGCACAAGAGACGGGAAGTCCGCATTTACTGTCTGATCCCCGGCATTCAGCTTCACTACCGCAAGTCCTACCTGTTTTAA
- a CDS encoding FecR family protein: MTGKDEEAKERPEEQQNDLLGMLLRMGGSRPSIPEDVRSRVQSVVHAHWKQNLNARSQKKFLIFFSGAIAASILICVLVWQFMTRETANPVSVGIVENLQGTVLKDTKNEPLVRGGTLMSGTTLQSGETGRLLVRMLRGVSLRLDVNSRLHLKSESVYVLEQGAAYLDCNRSGGSIALVTPMGTVRDKGTQFEVRLQEGKMQIQVREGSVLLEQNGAEKTVAAGSRLIVDENGSAFFSTISSYGSDWNWISEVAPGFPMEGLSLIEFLNWVTRENGWSLQFAEPSMRDSASKVILHGSVKDLSPQQMLSAVLPVCGLTYSVENGVLAVKPGRRN, encoded by the coding sequence ATGACAGGAAAAGACGAAGAAGCGAAAGAGCGGCCCGAAGAACAGCAGAATGACTTACTCGGCATGTTGCTGCGCATGGGGGGCAGCCGTCCAAGCATCCCGGAAGACGTGCGGTCACGAGTTCAATCCGTTGTTCATGCCCATTGGAAACAAAATCTGAACGCGCGCTCCCAGAAGAAATTCCTCATCTTCTTTAGCGGTGCGATTGCTGCATCTATATTGATCTGTGTTCTTGTCTGGCAATTCATGACTCGTGAGACTGCGAATCCTGTATCCGTTGGAATCGTGGAGAACCTTCAGGGTACGGTGTTAAAGGACACGAAAAATGAACCGCTTGTTCGCGGCGGCACTCTGATGTCCGGAACAACACTGCAAAGCGGCGAAACAGGCAGGTTGCTGGTTCGTATGCTACGCGGAGTTTCGTTGCGATTGGACGTGAATAGCCGGCTCCATTTGAAATCCGAATCGGTCTACGTGCTCGAGCAAGGCGCCGCCTATCTCGATTGCAATAGATCCGGGGGATCGATTGCTCTCGTTACACCCATGGGAACCGTTCGCGACAAAGGTACGCAGTTCGAGGTTCGCCTGCAAGAAGGGAAAATGCAGATTCAGGTCAGAGAAGGTTCTGTCCTGTTGGAACAGAATGGCGCAGAAAAAACCGTTGCCGCGGGAAGCAGACTGATCGTTGATGAAAATGGCTCTGCGTTTTTCAGCACGATTTCCTCCTATGGATCGGATTGGAATTGGATCTCGGAAGTTGCCCCCGGTTTTCCCATGGAAGGACTTTCACTCATCGAATTCTTGAACTGGGTAACACGGGAAAACGGATGGTCTCTCCAGTTTGCTGAACCTTCCATGCGCGATTCCGCATCCAAAGTTATTTTGCACGGATCCGTGAAAGATTTATCGCCGCAGCAAATGCTCTCTGCAGTTCTTCCGGTATGCGGACTTACCTACTCTGTTGAGAATGGTGTGCTTGCCGTAAAACCGGGACGAAGGAATTAG
- a CDS encoding RNA polymerase sigma factor — protein MKEQQRADSLLVRKMLAGEEAAFEEFFGLYFPGLYRFALLRLNQDSDAAEEVVQGALCKAISKLSTFRGEAALFTWLCTFCRYEISDYFKGARQRQLIHEVPEILAALESLLTGNEERPDQAILRKEVAETVQVALDSLPPRYADALEWKYVQGLSVKEIASRLELGNKAAESMLTRARQAFRDAFLSLTVGLAWAREAGSGG, from the coding sequence ATGAAGGAACAGCAGAGAGCCGATTCATTGTTAGTCCGCAAAATGCTTGCCGGAGAAGAGGCCGCATTTGAAGAGTTCTTTGGGCTTTATTTTCCCGGATTGTACCGTTTTGCGCTTCTTCGATTGAATCAGGATTCAGATGCTGCGGAAGAAGTGGTGCAGGGCGCTTTGTGCAAAGCAATTTCAAAACTCAGCACATTCCGCGGAGAAGCCGCTCTTTTTACCTGGCTTTGCACTTTCTGCCGTTATGAAATCAGCGATTACTTTAAAGGAGCCAGACAGCGGCAGTTGATTCATGAAGTGCCGGAAATTCTTGCTGCTCTAGAGTCTTTATTGACCGGCAACGAAGAACGGCCTGATCAAGCAATTCTGCGAAAAGAAGTTGCGGAAACGGTTCAAGTCGCACTCGATTCACTTCCTCCGCGTTACGCGGATGCCCTGGAATGGAAATATGTGCAAGGTCTTTCCGTAAAAGAAATCGCATCGCGATTAGAATTGGGCAATAAGGCGGCAGAATCTATGTTGACCCGGGCACGCCAGGCATTCCGGGACGCTTTTCTCTCGCTGACCGTAGGCCTGGCATGGGCGCGCGAAGCAGGTTCAGGAGGATAA